The genomic region CAATATAACTTGAAAATATTGAGCTTAACTATTCTTTTTGCAAAAGGGAATCTAGAAAAAGACTGCTTCCCACAGAAAATTTATTAACAATAGGTGCTCAATTAAGTGTTTTTATACAATGAACAATGCccctttttatataaataatcaggggagaaatatttttaagtaattttttttctttccatcactcCAGCTACGCACAAAATTCTGTTGTAAAGACATATTTCTATGAGGAGGTATTCATTGTAGATGTACAGAAGTCTATGAAAACCTatgtttacaagaaaaaaaatggattatcaTTCTAACCAACTGCATATTCACACATGCTTAATGAAAGCTATCTGATGATATaatgaatgtttaattttgaGGACGTGCATACAGTTGGCAACTATTTTTCAAGACTCACCATCCAACAaactaaattttctcattttaaatcctTCATGTCACCTTTTGGACATTTAGTTGAAATTTTGGAACTAACATgatcacattaaaaatataaatggaagaagCATTAACCATGGACTGATTCTCAACTTCGAgagttaaaataaatacaagtgtgGATTAGAATAAGATTATGTTGACAATATGTAAATCAAAACTTCCAAAACGATTagacttttctttgaaaatatcccATCCATTGCTTTCCCTCCAACAGACAAAAGTAACAAAAGAGGAAGGTAgcaaaaaaggaaacaggaaagccTGCTTCAATAACTGGACATATTGATTTAATTGGTTAAAAAGTCCAAATGCTAATACTCCTAATAATCAGCCATTCCTTTTGTGTTTTGGTAACATATATCCTTATACAATTTATGTCAAATGGAATTTTTTGATTCACCTCCGACATTTCAAAGTTTCCGTTTTTGAATTCCCCTAGTCTTAAGTAAGTAACACATTGTCTACCTTGTTTGAAATCTACAACATTTTCCCCAACATCTACGGCTCCATGATGTAAAATGTCATTTTGCCGATCTTCTGTTCCAGtacttactttaatttttttaattaaaatcggATTTTCAAATATAATCACAAAGAAATCTCCTGCTGAAGGTGGTTTCCCCCAAAAGTACTCATCAACACTACTATAAGCCTTGCTTGCTTCATAATTTTCGAAAACATTCATGTTGGTATATAGATTGGCAGGAGGGTTATCAGGGATGTCAAATGACTCTTCTTCAAAATCATCATCCTTCAGCTTATTCTCAGTCCCTTTATATGATGAATAATAACCCATGTGCTGAAAGAGAGATGGTTTAAAACGGATCACATTTTTCTGAGCTAAAAGACCCCGAAAATGAGTCAATAGCCAATCACAAGGCATTTCTtgataaaacattaataaaaagtgTGCTAAACGTGGGAGATCATGAGAATGATAAAGTTTTCCAATGTAGCCAAGCTTAGAGAACTCAAGAGTTACCCAGTAGGTTCCTTCTAGGGATGTAATGACTTTCTTGATGGCAGTTAAGAAATTTTTTGAACATCGAACATCATCTTCAAGCATTACATAATAGTCTGAagtattggcacaaaaattaagcagaaaagcATAGTCTACATTTTGCTTAGAACGAAATCTGACTCTGTCTTCTGGATCATTGTAATTTCTCTTAAGGCCATCCAGGATTGGGTAATATTCCTCTGGAGCATGTATAACTATTAGTCTTCCTGCAATAATGTGGTGGGCGAATTTCTGTGTAATATCCTGGACCATGACATCACGCCAGGATGAATTAAAGTCTGCTAGGTGAACCACCACTGAAATTTCCTTCAGCTCCTCGTAGCTGGATTGCTCAAAAATTGACTTGATTGTCTCGAGTAAATAGTTTCCCTTTTTTCGTTTCACTGATGAAAGTCCAATTGTAAGAAACCCTGAGCGAAAGAAttcaaaaagaagacaaattaaaTGTGAAATAGGCTTTgaataacatagaaaaaaaaaaatcttttcccctcaGGCCTGCTACGGTATTAGGTACATCTAGTAAATGGTATGTGTAGAATAGTTTGTGAGTGAAGTCTTAATGTTAAATATGTAAAGGCTATAGGACTTAATACataattgatttttctctggaaaaaaaatgcatcttaaGCACAATGACATATGAGCTTtattgctgtaaacatttgtttatgaaataaaaaatacgaCTTAAGGTGTTTTGCAGCTTAATGTTCTCATATATGCCCATTAGAGAAGATAGATTTTTGGATAATATCCACactattaaaaaatgcaaaaggagaaggaaattcaCAGTTAAGGATGACAAATAAGTctcaaatgataaaaaagaaaattaagcataactcattcttttaattatctttaaatttttcatagaaaacatgttacattttcatttttctttgatcaTTGTCATTATCTCGCACCAGAAAAATAATTGGActtcacaattttattttgaaatttacctaGAACGTTAATTAGAatggaaacaaaattataaactattttttaaaactgcattattattcaaatatatagTACATTGTTCCAATACATGAATATCactgttttccttattttgaaacacattttaGAGCAATTTTCTGATGGGAAATTTTTATTCAgaatctaaaatctaaaattagaaACTGGATATCTGtagggaataaaataaaaccttgtgAAATGGCAGTTTACTTCTAAGAAGTGTAGATgcctctttctcaaaatattttccctttttaaagctCTGATTCTCACCGTGATTCAGAACTGAATAAAATTTCCTAAAATCTacttgaaaaataggaaaaatgtttctattcaCCAAGATCACTGTTTTAATACAGACACCTACTTGTTGTGACTTATGCAATACTGAAAAAGCCCTTTCTAAGAATAATCTTTCTTACTAGTCTGTCAGAGAGGCAGAGATTTACACATTTTGTTTAAATACCTGGGTTTACGACCctaacttcttttgaaaaatgaatatgtTCTGTGGTACCATTCAACTCAAGATACCAGCCTTTACTAATGCCCTAGAATAGCCAATACTATGAGAATACTTCCTACATTAAAGGCAGGAATCTATGCATTTTGCCTGTAATATGCATCTTGAATATTCCTAACCATCTTTTGGGATAGCTTTGCACTTGTCATCATTTctgctttatagatgaggaaaggaaaCTCAATCACAGGGAGATGTGTTCACTTGTGCAAAGTGTAACACCTAATGAGTAGTGTGGGGCCAAGATCCAAAGTGCCCTGCATGTACACTCTGTTTTATATCACCTCTTTGTATAAAGCAGTGGCATATGTGTATTGTCAGTTTACTAACTTAGGACGGAAAGGGAGAATCAGTAATGTTTGCACAAAGGTAGTGTAAcagatggagataaaaataaacattggcAATCTTATGCAATTAGAAGAAAGCCTTAAGAGCGATAGACATttgaaatgaaggaatgaatggaatATAGACCTAAAGAAGCCCGAATTAAGTTAAGTTACAATTTCCTCAACCTGGTGATCACAGACTCACTTGTATAAACACTTCTTAATGGGGAATTCAATTTCTGTGGTCCCCACATGACCTATTAAGAAATTCATGGTATCACTGTGTTTCATTGATTTCACGAGTCATATTTTTcacacagaaacattttaaactCAGGCTGAATATTATAATTGATGGCATCTTACAATTAAAACTGATAATGATGATGCTTTCTTAGTGGCACATTAATTAGATCATGATACCTTCTATAGTCTACGGTGTCTTGAAATCCATAGAGTGTGTGTAGTATGTTACTTCTCAGATCCAATCTACCGATAGTGAGTTGAATAGTTTTCTCCAAAAATTCAGGtctacctggaacctcagaatatgaccttatttgaaaatggagtctttgcagatataattagttaaggatcttgagataaaTCATTTTGGATTTAGAGTGGGCTCTAAATGCAATGACTGGTGTCcctgaagaagaggagagaacacagagagacacagagaccaaGGGAAGAAGATCCTGTGGAGACGGAGGCTGGGATTGTCGTTAAGCTCCCACAAACCAAGGGACGGCAAGAGTGACCAGAAGCTGAAAGAGTCAAGAAAAGATTCTCCCCTATAACTTTCAGGAGAGCGGCTCTGTCAGTACCTTGATTTTGAACATCTGGTCTCCAGaaatatgagagaataaattcccaTCGTTTTAAACTACCTAGTTTGTGGTAATTGGTTATAGCACCTTGGTAAACTAAAAAAACGACTTCCACTACTTCAAAAGCAGTGGCAAGTCATAAAAACCAAAGCATTAGAGTTAGAAAATATATCGGTATGagaatagttatttttaaaagggaagttttttaaaagttcaaataaattgatttttctcaGTCTCTCTACGTGGTTCTACAGCAAACTGTTTGAAAGTTTATATAACAattaggcattttaaaaaatttctttttttggttattaATGGAACTGGATCAGTAATTGCAATTTGTGAAGAAACACTGAATTACTTCCCAAAGAATATATATTAGTAAAGCCCATAaacttttattgagatacaaaTGAAGCCAGatgtcattatttcattatttattttttaagattttattaatttatttgagagagagagagagagtgaaagagagaacgagaggggagagggtcagaggaagaagtagactccccgggtctcgatcccaggaccccgggatcatgacctgaactgaaggcagtcacttaaccaactgagccacccaggcaccccctaattttaaaaaaacaaaaatactttatgTGTTCTTTATTTGAAAGTGTAGGGATACTTACGCTTTCTTTGTAAAGGCGTGGCAGCTAAGTAGCGATAGGTGACATTGATGGCTCCTGAGAAATTAGATAAATCTTTGAAAGTATGCACATAACGTTCTGAATTCAGCTGATGTGTGGATGTTTCCCTTATAAGTTGTTTATCTCCTTCCTGAATGCcatgaaggaggcagagaaaataaataaataatagatggtCATGGATTAAATAAAGTTTCTCCTTACACGACGAACATATGGGGTTGATATGCAACATGGGTATTATATAAATCTCAACTACTGCACCACAAGCTATAGATCCTCATCTCTCACCTGAATTCCCACCTAGAGTCTCTACTCCAGGCTCTCCTACTCTATTGTACTCTTTATACTTCTCTTCCATTTGCTTTTCCACAGCATACATTAATAATGGCATTCTCTGGACAAAAAAATCTCTATGTGAAAACTCCCACTGCCTTTATGTTAAAATTCAAATCCTTCACAATAATTCAATGATCTTAAAATTTCACAATAAT from Halichoerus grypus chromosome 6, mHalGry1.hap1.1, whole genome shotgun sequence harbors:
- the MGAT4C gene encoding alpha-1,3-mannosyl-glycoprotein 4-beta-N-acetylglucosaminyltransferase C yields the protein MFKFCQMKHIFEILDKMRCLRKRSTVSFLGVLVIFLLFMNLYIEDSYVLEGDKQLIRETSTHQLNSERYVHTFKDLSNFSGAINVTYRYLAATPLQRKRFLTIGLSSVKRKKGNYLLETIKSIFEQSSYEELKEISVVVHLADFNSSWRDVMVQDITQKFAHHIIAGRLIVIHAPEEYYPILDGLKRNYNDPEDRVRFRSKQNVDYAFLLNFCANTSDYYVMLEDDVRCSKNFLTAIKKVITSLEGTYWVTLEFSKLGYIGKLYHSHDLPRLAHFLLMFYQEMPCDWLLTHFRGLLAQKNVIRFKPSLFQHMGYYSSYKGTENKLKDDDFEEESFDIPDNPPANLYTNMNVFENYEASKAYSSVDEYFWGKPPSAGDFFVIIFENPILIKKIKVSTGTEDRQNDILHHGAVDVGENVVDFKQGRQCVTYLRLGEFKNGNFEMSEVNQKIPFDINCIRIYVTKTQKEWLIIRSISIWTF